One Mycoplasmopsis caviae DNA segment encodes these proteins:
- a CDS encoding division/cell wall cluster transcriptional repressor MraZ, whose product MFGQYRRNIDDKKRLALPSKLRDDLGSKIYLTVGLEGIVEVRSESEFNKFVEVLNQQNSFDQNARFVRRFWLSNTQEIELDNQGRFVVPKQFLDKAAIQKEAIFVASGNLVELWGSEKFDQYCQSFGDNDIAQAAQKILERSGK is encoded by the coding sequence ATGTTTGGACAATACAGAAGAAACATTGACGACAAGAAGAGATTAGCCCTGCCTTCTAAATTACGAGATGATTTAGGAAGTAAAATATATCTTACTGTCGGCCTTGAAGGTATTGTTGAAGTTCGAAGCGAAAGCGAATTTAACAAATTTGTTGAAGTTTTGAACCAACAAAACTCTTTTGATCAAAATGCTCGTTTTGTTAGAAGATTTTGATTGAGCAACACTCAAGAAATCGAACTTGACAACCAAGGACGTTTTGTAGTGCCTAAACAATTTCTTGACAAAGCTGCTATCCAAAAAGAAGCCATTTTTGTCGCCTCAGGAAACTTAGTTGAACTTTGAGGCAGTGAAAAATTCGATCAATATTGTCAAAGTTTTGGAGACAATGATATCGCGCAAGCAGCTCAAAAAATCCTTGAAAGAAGCGGTAAATAA
- a CDS encoding potassium channel family protein: MARKRKNDDICVIGLGRFGGAVVSQLAKMNCPLLLIDKDEEVLKSYADLAQKVVIAEAADMKALKALNIQEIGTVVVSVPDNIEIVAALLELKVNNIIARATSKRHARVLKQIGVNVIVRPEHEAGVRTALLAANPNFSHYSQTLQEIGDGFVMGTTILNNEELINKPIKELKFFDLGISVVLIKRGTGSILPTGVTVLQKGDLITILGKVEDVTNAFGLLNVED; the protein is encoded by the coding sequence ATGGCTCGAAAAAGAAAGAATGATGACATTTGTGTTATTGGTTTAGGTCGTTTTGGTGGTGCTGTTGTAAGTCAGTTAGCCAAAATGAATTGTCCTTTATTGTTAATTGATAAAGATGAGGAAGTGTTAAAATCATATGCTGATTTAGCTCAAAAAGTTGTAATTGCAGAAGCAGCTGATATGAAGGCACTTAAAGCACTAAATATTCAAGAAATAGGAACTGTTGTTGTTTCAGTTCCTGACAACATTGAGATAGTGGCTGCTTTACTTGAGTTAAAAGTAAATAATATTATTGCTCGAGCAACTAGCAAGAGACATGCGCGGGTACTAAAGCAAATTGGAGTTAATGTTATTGTGCGACCTGAACATGAGGCCGGAGTCCGTACAGCACTTTTGGCAGCTAACCCAAACTTTAGTCATTATTCTCAAACCTTACAAGAAATAGGTGACGGTTTTGTGATGGGAACAACAATTTTAAATAATGAGGAGTTAATTAATAAACCTATCAAAGAATTAAAATTCTTTGACCTAGGAATTTCAGTTGTACTAATTAAACGTGGAACAGGCAGCATCCTTCCAACCGGTGTAACTGTGTTGCAAAAAGGTGACTTAATCACAATACTTGGTAAGGTTGAAGATGTAACAAATGCCTTTGGTCTCTTAAATGTTGAAGATTAG
- a CDS encoding TrkH family potassium uptake protein produces the protein MKKSKFSTWWRKSKVRMFFLNYRVWKLNITKVKYIFITYLLTVIIATLFLLSPWTHKNSNEKISFWDALFTTASSFSDTGLLRKPTYNTWNMFGQAIIAVLIFLGGLGIFAFRIFLINLIFFKRRNSLSEIEVVSHERGSGESGQTKKLIMDSIGTLLIIWIVFSFGLTFYFYFNAPKANTTNYGDYISPYKNWSLSFRYGFFHCVSALNNAGFDIIGNSSLKPYYHNIGLQFLFLLLLITGGLGYPVIHDILNYFRFLIKYKGKRRYQWRLFTKISLLTYFLTTLIAFILIFSFEASVRQDKYFWRSSDINLGNKWERAWALLFTTFSTRSAGFSTIDFSKLSSTSLVICSILMFIGAAPASTGGGIRTTTMAILFLSLLSKIMGRPTVRAFRRRIEDETVKMSSIVFSISIFLVLIFSFITMSSFDKYGGKIPSEKFSFIHIFFEVNSAFGTAGLSCGITPNLNNASIVFLSILMFIGQFGISSTILVWGKKKNYSNKYEYISEPVVIG, from the coding sequence ATGAAAAAATCAAAGTTTAGCACTTGATGAAGAAAAAGTAAAGTTAGAATGTTTTTTTTAAACTATAGGGTTTGAAAATTAAATATTACTAAAGTTAAATATATTTTTATAACTTATCTGCTAACAGTTATAATTGCAACTCTTTTTCTCCTAAGTCCATGAACTCATAAAAATAGCAATGAAAAAATTAGTTTTTGAGATGCTCTCTTTACTACAGCAAGTTCATTTAGTGACACAGGGTTATTAAGAAAACCAACATATAATACCTGAAATATGTTTGGTCAAGCAATAATAGCTGTCTTAATTTTTTTAGGTGGATTAGGCATATTTGCATTCCGCATTTTTTTAATAAATTTAATTTTCTTTAAGAGAAGAAATTCACTAAGTGAAATTGAAGTTGTTTCACATGAGCGCGGTAGCGGTGAAAGTGGCCAAACAAAAAAATTAATTATGGACTCAATTGGGACTTTGTTAATCATTTGAATAGTTTTTAGTTTTGGTCTTACTTTTTATTTTTATTTTAATGCACCAAAAGCAAATACAACTAATTATGGGGATTATATTTCACCATATAAAAATTGATCACTAAGTTTTAGATATGGATTTTTTCACTGTGTAAGTGCTCTTAATAATGCTGGTTTTGATATCATAGGTAATTCTTCTCTAAAGCCGTATTATCACAATATCGGTCTACAATTTTTATTCCTATTACTCTTAATTACAGGAGGATTAGGTTATCCTGTCATTCACGATATTTTGAATTATTTTAGATTTTTAATTAAATATAAAGGTAAGAGAAGATATCAATGAAGATTATTTACAAAAATTAGTTTGCTAACTTATTTTCTTACAACCTTAATAGCTTTTATCTTAATATTTTCTTTTGAGGCAAGTGTAAGACAGGATAAGTACTTTTGACGAAGTAGTGATATTAATTTAGGTAACAAATGAGAAAGAGCTTGAGCCCTCTTATTCACAACATTTTCAACTAGATCAGCTGGTTTTTCAACAATTGATTTTAGTAAACTTTCTTCAACTTCACTAGTTATTTGCTCAATATTAATGTTTATTGGTGCTGCACCAGCATCAACAGGTGGTGGTATTAGAACCACAACGATGGCGATCTTATTCTTGTCGCTTCTTTCAAAAATAATGGGGCGACCAACTGTTAGAGCATTTCGAAGAAGAATTGAGGATGAAACAGTTAAAATGTCATCTATTGTTTTCTCAATTAGTATCTTTTTAGTTCTTATATTTTCATTTATTACTATGTCTTCATTTGATAAATATGGTGGCAAAATCCCTTCAGAAAAATTTAGTTTTATTCACATATTTTTTGAAGTTAATTCAGCATTTGGAACTGCGGGATTAAGTTGTGGAATTACCCCAAATTTAAATAATGCATCAATTGTCTTTTTAAGTATTTTAATGTTTATTGGTCAATTTGGAATTAGTAGTACCATCTTGGTTTGAGGTAAGAAGAAGAATTATTCAAATAAATATGAATATATTTCTGAACCTGTTGTTATAGGATAA
- a CDS encoding MAG0130/MAG3770 family membrane protein, whose translation MNNNLLDLNISRDKLEKWASYSTNKTLKILILFFVFLMIVSLLVPIVVMIIYNTKISIIINSIIIAFFIIFWFLLLAPICYLMITSFWTKRAIKQDDKVIFKGYKESNFWIKVQLYYANFGYKMITKKKLHFKKDEFKIFVNFFVNVKE comes from the coding sequence ATGAATAATAATTTACTAGATTTAAATATTTCAAGAGATAAATTGGAAAAGTGGGCTTCATATAGCACTAATAAGACTCTTAAAATATTAATATTATTTTTTGTTTTTCTTATGATTGTTTCATTACTTGTTCCAATAGTAGTTATGATTATTTATAATACTAAAATTAGCATAATTATTAACTCTATCATTATTGCATTTTTTATAATATTTTGATTCTTGCTACTAGCACCCATTTGTTATTTAATGATAACATCATTTTGAACTAAAAGAGCTATAAAACAGGATGATAAAGTAATTTTTAAGGGTTATAAAGAATCAAATTTTTGAATCAAAGTTCAACTTTATTATGCAAATTTTGGTTACAAAATGATTACTAAAAAGAAATTACATTTTAAAAAGGATGAGTTTAAAATTTTTGTAAATTTTTTTGTGAATGTGAAAGAATAA
- a CDS encoding copper homeostasis protein CutC produces the protein MKDIITEVAIDSYQSAINANNAGANRVELCSDLIMGGLTPSLGLYRLIRKNTNLKIAVMIRPRAGDFCYSKSEIEHIMEDVKLFVSEGADAIVTGILNSDFSINYEAMKNVIKYSKSTPVVFHRAFDIVNDQFKELENLKKIGISRILTSGARQNCELGIERIKELINKASDEISILPGAGVSDKNVVKILKETGAKEIHFTAKKS, from the coding sequence ATGAAAGATATTATTACAGAAGTTGCAATTGACTCATATCAATCTGCAATCAATGCAAATAATGCTGGTGCAAACAGGGTTGAATTATGTTCAGATTTAATAATGGGTGGACTAACCCCGTCACTTGGATTATATAGACTAATTAGAAAAAATACAAATCTTAAGATTGCTGTTATGATAAGACCAAGAGCAGGAGATTTTTGTTATAGCAAAAGTGAAATTGAGCACATAATGGAAGATGTTAAACTTTTTGTATCAGAAGGTGCTGATGCAATTGTTACTGGAATATTAAATTCTGACTTTTCCATCAACTATGAGGCTATGAAAAATGTTATCAAATATTCAAAGAGCACACCAGTTGTTTTTCACCGAGCGTTTGACATTGTTAATGATCAATTTAAAGAGTTAGAAAACCTAAAGAAAATAGGAATTAGTAGAATTCTTACTTCCGGTGCTAGACAAAATTGTGAATTAGGAATTGAAAGAATTAAGGAATTAATAAATAAAGCTAGCGATGAAATTTCAATTTTACCCGGTGCTGGAGTAAGCGACAAAAATGTTGTGAAAATATTAAAAGAAACAGGTGCTAAGGAAATTCATTTTACTGCCAAAAAATCATAA
- a CDS encoding IS1634 family transposase, whose protein sequence is MQKGGKKYFDYDVNKITLKEQKIEDDAKWDGFYGIFTNNFEMTNEEVLYTYRKLWQIEESFRILKTTFEVRPIYLWKKESIEGHFALCYLALAIHRLLEFSLESVIHPFKFTIDNIVRALRKLWLVAFKDANSSNKYF, encoded by the coding sequence TTGCAAAAAGGTGGCAAGAAATATTTTGATTATGATGTTAATAAGATTACACTAAAAGAACAAAAAATTGAAGATGATGCAAAATGAGATGGCTTTTATGGTATATTCACAAACAACTTTGAGATGACAAATGAAGAGGTTTTGTATACTTACAGAAAACTTTGACAAATTGAAGAATCGTTCAGAATATTAAAGACAACATTTGAAGTTAGACCGATTTATCTTTGAAAGAAAGAAAGTATTGAAGGACATTTTGCGTTGTGTTATTTGGCATTAGCAATTCATAGATTATTAGAATTCTCACTTGAGTCAGTTATACATCCTTTTAAGTTTACTATAGACAATATTGTTAGAGCATTAAGGAAACTTTGACTAGTTGCTTTTAAAGATGCAAATAGTTCAAATAAGTACTTTTAA
- a CDS encoding IS1634 family transposase translates to MNNVLNKITNRKINRAFYDVTTVYFESFTADDLRLHGFSKDQKVNEVQVVLGLMTDANGLPIRYKLFPGNTSDFKTFVPFIQEVKENLGIEDITIVADRGLNSGPNLLEIINSGYKFIMAQKIRDAKNKVNGILDLETYEKMGEEFFMKDEKMVKFVPDNDKIKQEIPGN, encoded by the coding sequence ATGAACAATGTTTTAAACAAGATAACAAATAGAAAAATAAATAGAGCATTTTACGATGTTACAACTGTATATTTTGAAAGTTTTACCGCTGATGACTTAAGGTTGCATGGTTTTTCAAAAGACCAAAAAGTTAACGAAGTTCAGGTTGTCTTAGGTCTAATGACAGATGCTAATGGATTACCAATAAGGTATAAATTATTTCCTGGAAATACAAGTGATTTTAAGACTTTTGTGCCTTTTATACAGGAAGTTAAGGAAAATTTAGGTATTGAAGATATTACAATAGTTGCAGACAGAGGATTAAATTCAGGTCCAAATTTACTTGAAATAATTAACTCAGGTTACAAATTTATAATGGCTCAAAAAATTAGAGATGCCAAGAATAAAGTTAATGGAATTCTAGACCTTGAAACATATGAAAAAATGGGCGAAGAATTCTTTATGAAAGATGAAAAAATGGTTAAATTTGTGCCTGATAATGACAAGATTAAACAAGAAATTCCAGGAAATTAG
- the rpsB gene encoding 30S ribosomal protein S2: MTDKKDVVAQPEAAKIEKKLIVSKDKLLEAGTYFGHKASMWNPRMREFLLPQPKRGVHIINSNFTLQRLEFIYTLLNKFVAKNPRASFIFVGTKKQARETIKDNALRTSSYYVTERWLGGTLTNSSTIFKRVKTMEELEAKAAKNFEGYTKKEGLLFQKKLDKLHKNLEGIRRMQGLPTFMIVADPNDDEIAVKEARKKGVKVIGILDSNANPDLVDFGIPANDDSAKSITLIITILADAIATARGGKARFAYQPDEKIVLPEFKTERKENNFVKRPFNRTRFENNSENEKRTSTNTENSETKVTKEKVQKEESK; the protein is encoded by the coding sequence ATGACAGATAAAAAAGATGTTGTGGCTCAACCTGAAGCTGCAAAAATTGAAAAGAAACTTATTGTTTCTAAAGACAAATTATTAGAGGCAGGAACATACTTTGGTCACAAAGCAAGTATGTGAAACCCACGTATGAGAGAATTCTTATTACCACAACCAAAACGTGGCGTGCATATAATTAACTCAAACTTCACATTACAAAGATTAGAATTTATTTACACATTACTTAATAAATTCGTTGCAAAAAACCCACGTGCTTCATTTATTTTTGTTGGTACAAAAAAACAAGCACGAGAAACAATCAAGGACAATGCATTAAGAACAAGTAGTTACTATGTAACAGAGCGTTGACTTGGTGGTACATTAACTAATTCTTCAACAATCTTCAAAAGAGTAAAAACCATGGAAGAATTAGAGGCTAAAGCAGCTAAAAACTTTGAAGGATACACCAAAAAAGAAGGACTATTATTCCAAAAGAAATTAGATAAATTACACAAAAACCTTGAAGGTATTCGACGCATGCAAGGTCTTCCAACATTTATGATTGTAGCTGACCCTAATGACGATGAAATTGCTGTTAAGGAAGCTCGTAAAAAAGGTGTTAAGGTTATCGGTATTTTAGACTCAAATGCTAACCCTGATTTAGTTGACTTTGGCATTCCCGCTAATGATGACTCAGCTAAAAGTATTACATTAATTATTACAATTTTAGCTGATGCTATTGCAACTGCAAGGGGCGGAAAAGCTCGTTTTGCTTACCAACCAGATGAGAAAATTGTGTTACCTGAATTCAAAACAGAAAGAAAAGAAAACAACTTTGTAAAACGTCCTTTCAATCGTACAAGATTTGAAAATAATAGCGAAAATGAAAAAAGAACTTCAACAAACACAGAAAATAGTGAAACAAAAGTAACAAAAGAAAAGGTTCAAAAAGAAGAATCAAAATAG
- the tsf gene encoding translation elongation factor Ts yields MDKLGLIKELRERTNGGMVDCKKALEESDWDIEKAITWLKSNGKIKAAKKADRVSAEGLVAIAANKSKAVMVEVNCETDFVARNEKFKALVEKIAILILDSKVKSVDEVLKLKSGKETVADLCENLTATIGEKITFRRFEVVETKKGEILGHFVHVTGQIAAIVKISGTHEESARNVAMHLSAMKPEFIFVKDIPAERIQLFRDEFVVPANFDKKPVKVQEMIREGSLNKKIGEVALEEQPFMMEESLTINKYLANHKGKLVSAIRYGVGEGIQKATSDFASEVAAQMKQ; encoded by the coding sequence ATGGATAAATTAGGATTAATTAAGGAATTACGTGAACGTACCAACGGTGGTATGGTTGATTGTAAAAAAGCTTTGGAAGAGTCAGATTGAGATATTGAAAAAGCTATTACATGACTAAAAAGCAATGGAAAAATTAAAGCTGCTAAGAAAGCGGACAGAGTTTCAGCTGAAGGTTTAGTTGCGATTGCAGCAAATAAATCAAAAGCAGTTATGGTTGAAGTCAACTGTGAAACAGACTTTGTTGCTCGTAACGAAAAATTTAAAGCTTTGGTTGAAAAAATTGCTATTTTAATTTTAGATTCAAAAGTTAAATCAGTTGATGAAGTTCTTAAATTGAAATCAGGTAAAGAAACAGTTGCAGACTTGTGTGAAAATCTAACTGCTACAATTGGTGAAAAAATTACATTCCGTCGTTTTGAAGTAGTTGAAACCAAAAAAGGTGAGATTTTAGGTCACTTTGTTCATGTTACAGGTCAAATTGCTGCTATTGTAAAAATCTCTGGAACTCATGAAGAAAGTGCAAGAAATGTTGCAATGCACTTAAGTGCTATGAAACCTGAATTTATTTTTGTTAAAGATATTCCTGCTGAAAGAATTCAACTATTTAGGGATGAATTTGTTGTTCCAGCAAACTTTGATAAAAAACCAGTAAAAGTTCAAGAAATGATTCGCGAAGGATCATTAAATAAAAAAATTGGTGAAGTTGCACTTGAAGAACAACCATTTATGATGGAAGAAAGTTTAACAATTAATAAGTATTTAGCAAATCACAAAGGTAAATTAGTTTCAGCAATTCGTTATGGTGTCGGTGAAGGTATTCAAAAAGCAACAAGTGATTTTGCATCAGAAGTTGCTGCACAAATGAAACAATAA
- a CDS encoding PTS sugar transporter subunit IIA has protein sequence MEFNSLLNKRSIFVHVDFKTKDEVLRFLSHQLMENNFVDDEKKIYEAFLFREELMNTAIGDGIAICQALSSTVKKNTLCILTLNNAGISDWIAEDEKNVNLVFALILSKNNRDLQIDTLQMISILSLENVLDNKILASKSVDEIYEIINKFNVDMHQYE, from the coding sequence ATGGAATTTAATAGTTTATTGAACAAAAGATCAATTTTTGTCCATGTGGATTTTAAAACAAAAGATGAAGTTCTTAGATTTTTATCACATCAACTAATGGAAAATAATTTTGTTGATGATGAAAAGAAAATATATGAAGCTTTTCTCTTTCGTGAGGAATTGATGAACACTGCAATTGGCGATGGTATCGCGATTTGTCAAGCTTTAAGTTCAACAGTTAAAAAGAATACATTATGTATTTTAACATTAAATAATGCTGGAATCAGTGACTGAATTGCAGAAGATGAAAAAAATGTTAATTTAGTTTTTGCTTTAATATTAAGTAAAAATAATCGCGACCTGCAAATAGATACGCTTCAAATGATTAGTATTTTATCACTCGAGAATGTTCTTGATAATAAAATTCTAGCTTCTAAATCTGTTGACGAAATTTATGAAATTATTAATAAATTTAATGTTGATATGCATCAATATGAATAA
- a CDS encoding DegV family protein has product MKKIGFIVDGFISEPQEKVLEKGYGYLPFIIDIDGSTYRDGVDLEQQEILHKIDKANSVKTSMPSIKGIMDTVEEMSKKYDDVLYLPIGSSLSSSCNTSITICSEFKNFHVFDNNWVGDQYNEIIEHVKKVYEKYQSMDKVFEELEWIKKNSIVYILPIKLRYLIEGGRVSSFKKILLKTMNKLRIYPHVKYVNQKVSTAGVARGVKNAIIQIFNKLISFANVKKLEDLTEKYKIDWIHGIDEELNNTVKQLAESKNLKIDSERWTSSAIAVHTGPEAFSLSIMPKLEKREI; this is encoded by the coding sequence ATGAAAAAAATCGGTTTTATTGTAGATGGTTTTATTAGTGAACCACAAGAAAAAGTGTTAGAAAAAGGTTACGGATATTTACCATTTATAATTGATATTGATGGATCAACATATAGAGACGGTGTTGATTTAGAACAACAAGAAATTTTACATAAAATTGATAAGGCTAACTCTGTGAAAACATCAATGCCAAGTATTAAGGGCATTATGGACACAGTAGAAGAAATGTCAAAAAAATATGATGATGTTCTTTATTTACCAATTGGCTCATCATTATCATCAAGTTGCAACACCTCTATTACAATTTGCTCAGAATTTAAAAATTTTCATGTTTTTGACAACAACTGAGTAGGCGACCAATACAATGAAATTATCGAACACGTTAAAAAAGTTTATGAGAAGTATCAATCAATGGACAAAGTGTTTGAAGAATTAGAATGAATAAAAAAGAATTCGATAGTTTATATCTTGCCAATTAAACTTCGTTATTTAATTGAAGGTGGTAGAGTAAGTAGTTTTAAAAAGATACTCTTAAAAACAATGAATAAATTAAGAATTTATCCACATGTTAAGTATGTTAACCAAAAAGTTTCAACTGCCGGAGTTGCACGTGGTGTTAAAAATGCAATAATTCAAATATTTAATAAACTAATATCATTTGCAAATGTGAAAAAACTTGAAGATTTAACAGAAAAATACAAAATTGATTGAATTCATGGAATTGATGAAGAATTAAATAATACTGTTAAACAATTAGCTGAGTCAAAAAATCTTAAAATTGACAGTGAAAGATGAACATCATCAGCGATTGCGGTGCATACAGGGCCAGAGGCGTTTTCACTAAGTATTATGCCGAAACTAGAAAAAAGAGAAATATAA
- a CDS encoding MHO_4530 family protein yields the protein MHYSIIGISIAVACIILASIFIVIFVYLNYIKRVKTNGLAIFKLDFNQRKIIRLSQKNISGSLNFDSKKQGLSPNQYVDFDTFLSYFDDESKNNLIEYLSNNSGNDRRFNIYCKMSSKGFKNHQDFSGLKLLNIKMTNEKILLKFFPIANNEYYITIHWNAKPRRNASSVFQFVKKPEELFNALNKGKYILAYALGINEFLYNNIINKSDIEDILKIFKLNNMFGYYYVKNGLILLIFEANSKFSLNYYTKKAHKRLKFIHERKIINPFFNSFSFISSNSFKDINDVDELVTKAKYLIQHLNNKRKFEKYSTWLIDDLTHDKHYQEFKTLMLDYEKKNELQQYIKESIPIILYKDNRESKVSILKNRIVGYSDQDAEFFNNVSWNRLIYTSRWNKYLMENCEEDENIILITNEYDLVNLNNYNRPKTTLLIKSLQNGFNYSLINNAFNNLNEGVNLGLYIEKINDRLINYVNIGNIKVFVISEKICKDIEKDQILYIKLLNFVKTISTIKNHVIIYQNLPSDLDQLMVEKLNVQYICK from the coding sequence ATGCATTATTCAATAATTGGCATATCAATAGCAGTGGCTTGTATTATATTGGCCTCCATTTTTATTGTTATATTTGTTTATTTAAACTACATAAAAAGGGTTAAGACAAACGGTTTAGCAATTTTTAAATTAGATTTTAATCAGAGAAAAATTATTCGTCTAAGTCAAAAAAATATCAGTGGTTCTTTAAATTTTGACTCAAAAAAACAAGGCTTGTCCCCTAATCAATATGTTGATTTTGACACTTTTCTTTCTTATTTTGATGATGAAAGCAAAAATAATTTAATCGAATATTTATCTAATAATTCAGGCAACGACAGACGCTTTAATATATATTGTAAAATGAGTTCAAAAGGTTTTAAAAATCACCAAGATTTTAGTGGCTTAAAATTATTAAATATTAAGATGACTAATGAGAAAATATTGCTTAAATTTTTCCCAATTGCTAATAATGAATATTATATTACAATTCATTGAAATGCTAAACCAAGAAGAAACGCATCATCTGTTTTTCAATTTGTTAAAAAACCAGAGGAATTGTTTAATGCTTTAAATAAGGGAAAATATATATTAGCATATGCACTTGGAATTAATGAATTTCTTTACAATAATATAATTAACAAGTCAGATATTGAAGACATCTTAAAAATTTTTAAACTAAACAATATGTTTGGATATTACTATGTAAAAAACGGTTTGATTCTCTTAATTTTTGAAGCAAACTCAAAATTTTCACTAAATTATTACACAAAAAAAGCTCATAAAAGACTTAAATTTATACATGAGAGAAAGATAATTAATCCTTTTTTTAATAGTTTTTCATTTATTAGTTCAAACTCATTTAAAGATATCAATGATGTTGACGAATTAGTTACAAAAGCCAAATATTTAATTCAACATTTAAACAACAAAAGAAAATTTGAAAAGTATTCTACTTGACTTATTGATGATTTGACACATGATAAACACTATCAAGAATTCAAAACTTTAATGCTGGATTATGAAAAGAAAAATGAGTTACAACAATATATTAAGGAAAGCATTCCAATTATTTTGTACAAAGATAATCGTGAAAGTAAGGTATCTATTTTAAAGAATAGAATTGTAGGCTATTCAGACCAAGACGCAGAATTCTTTAATAATGTTTCATGAAATAGATTAATTTATACAAGCAGATGAAATAAATATTTGATGGAAAATTGTGAAGAAGATGAAAATATTATTTTGATTACTAATGAGTATGACTTAGTTAATTTAAATAATTATAATAGACCTAAAACAACACTTTTAATTAAATCATTACAAAATGGATTTAATTACAGTTTAATTAATAATGCATTCAATAACCTTAATGAAGGTGTTAATTTAGGTTTATACATTGAAAAAATTAATGATAGATTAATTAACTATGTTAATATTGGCAATATTAAAGTGTTTGTTATTTCAGAAAAAATATGTAAAGATATAGAAAAAGATCAAATTTTATATATAAAACTTTTAAATTTTGTTAAAACAATTAGTACTATTAAAAACCATGTAATCATTTATCAAAATTTACCATCTGATTTAGATCAATTAATGGTTGAAAAATTAAATGTTCAATACATTTGTAAATAA